A part of Drosophila bipectinata strain 14024-0381.07 chromosome 3L, DbipHiC1v2, whole genome shotgun sequence genomic DNA contains:
- the LOC108130202 gene encoding lysozyme X-like, whose translation MKAVLLLCVLALVAPVILARTMDRCSLAREMSARGIPRGELARWACIAEHESSYRTGVVGPANSDGSNDYGIFQINDLYWCQPPSGKFSHNGCHINCNDLLTDDITNSVRCAQTVLGAQGWSAWSTWHFCSGNLPPIDDCFGPVQGLLLGDLFLGEPYLSY comes from the coding sequence ATGAAGGCAGTCTTACTACTTTGTGTCCTGGCTCTCGTGGCCCCTGTTATCCTGGCTCGCACCATGGACCGTTGTTCCTTGGCTCGGGAGATGTCCGCCCGAGGTATCCCGCGCGGCGAACTGGCCAGATGGGCATGCATCGCCGAGCACGAGAGCTCCTACCGCACAGGAGTGGTGGGACCTGCGAACTCGGACGGATCCAATGACTACGGAATCTTCCAAATCAATGATCTCTACTGGTGCCAGCCACCCAGCGGGAAATTCTCCCACAACGGTTGCCACATAAACTGCAACGACTTGCTAACCGATGATATTACCAACTCCGTGCGATGTGCTCAGACGGTCTTGGGCGCCCAGGGATGGTCAGCCTGGTCCACTTGGCATTTCTGCAGTGGTAATCTGCCACCAATCGACGATTGTTTCGGGCCGGTTCAAGGGCTTCTTTTAGGGGATTTATTCTTGGGTGAACCTTATCTTTCTTATTGA